Proteins found in one Bremerella volcania genomic segment:
- a CDS encoding PDZ domain-containing protein, translating into MPRFRLNSLLFLLIVAPLSMAMFAPTPVIGQVFESDGIAMRFMKRVHQRSSSEVLGAFDSVVRNTRRATVEFKRGGERIAMGGIVDPNGLIVTKASLVNTYDNDAPLVAELANGDQYLTSEVAAIDKENDLALVRIDGKNLPVMEIATTSKLSLGSLLATAGLDEEPVAIGVYGLDPHKVDMKNAMLGVMLSREPGPATVDMVVEKSAAANAGILAQDVIVSLNDMVIDSGNHLIETVRTFEPGDSLRVKLMRADQEVLLSVVLGEWVAGPNQARHEFQNHLGGELSTRRSGFPSVFQHDSYLQPEQCGGPVVNLDGQVVGLNIARAGRVATYAIPGSVLSQSISKMLSAAGATKNQNIVQSRLSAKPVISENSDSALAPGETRWIPRETSK; encoded by the coding sequence ATGCCCCGGTTTCGTTTGAATTCATTGCTGTTCCTATTGATCGTAGCCCCTTTGTCGATGGCGATGTTCGCCCCGACGCCGGTCATCGGTCAGGTCTTTGAAAGCGACGGCATCGCGATGCGTTTCATGAAACGCGTCCACCAGCGAAGCAGCAGCGAAGTGCTGGGCGCGTTCGACTCGGTCGTGCGCAATACGCGTCGCGCGACGGTCGAATTCAAGCGTGGCGGCGAACGCATCGCCATGGGGGGCATTGTCGATCCCAACGGCTTGATCGTCACCAAGGCCAGCCTGGTGAACACTTATGACAATGACGCTCCTCTGGTTGCGGAACTGGCCAACGGCGATCAGTACCTGACCAGCGAAGTCGCCGCGATCGACAAGGAGAACGACCTGGCCCTGGTTCGTATCGACGGCAAGAACCTGCCGGTGATGGAAATCGCGACGACCAGCAAGTTGTCGCTGGGCAGTTTGCTGGCGACCGCAGGACTGGATGAGGAACCGGTCGCGATCGGCGTGTATGGTCTCGATCCGCACAAGGTCGACATGAAGAACGCCATGCTCGGCGTGATGCTCTCACGTGAACCAGGCCCAGCGACGGTTGACATGGTGGTCGAAAAGAGTGCCGCGGCCAATGCAGGCATCTTGGCCCAAGACGTCATCGTCTCGCTGAATGACATGGTCATCGATTCAGGCAACCATTTGATCGAAACGGTCCGCACGTTCGAGCCAGGCGATTCGCTTCGCGTGAAGCTCATGCGAGCGGACCAGGAAGTTCTGCTGAGCGTCGTGCTCGGGGAATGGGTTGCCGGTCCGAACCAGGCTCGGCACGAGTTCCAGAATCACCTCGGCGGCGAGTTGAGCACGCGTCGTAGCGGCTTTCCTTCGGTCTTTCAGCACGATAGCTATTTGCAGCCAGAGCAGTGCGGCGGACCGGTCGTGAACCTGGACGGTCAGGTCGTGGGCCTGAACATCGCTCGAGCAGGCCGCGTGGCGACCTATGCCATCCCCGGGTCGGTGCTCTCGCAGTCGATCTCGAAGATGCTTTCGGCAGCCGGCGCGACGAAAAATCAGAACATTGTACAGTCGCGTCTGAGCGCCAAGCCGGTGATCTCTGAAAATAGCGATTCTGCCCTGGCTCCTGGCGAGACCCGCTGGATTCCTCGCGAGACTTCGAAGTAG
- a CDS encoding S1C family serine protease, protein MKQRILPSSYLSGSVAASFRKFLIVCGLILCLPLLANAQDKANPQIQRTAHFAEILTGDAPDDVADLRSMEQQIQQVSKKALAATVGVIVGPAQGSGVIVSEDGLILTAGHVIGAPNRDVTIVLNNGERVKGVTLGMDRSIDSGAIQITTPGKYDYLPIRKSSGLHEGEWVLVMGHAGGIVKDRLPALRLGRVLASSRDVIATDATLVGGDSGGPLLDIQGNVIGINSRIGNRITANLHVPSTRYLEDVDRLKKSEVWGRVGGTQPYLGVRCESDRQEVVVTRVTPGSPAAQAGIQEGDEILRLNDRTIGTFDDLKLMVNQYSPGDRIKVRIRRSSGSVITLEVELADRRELDRN, encoded by the coding sequence ATGAAACAACGGATCCTCCCCTCCTCTTATCTTTCCGGTAGCGTGGCAGCATCCTTCCGAAAATTTCTGATCGTTTGTGGTTTGATCTTGTGTTTGCCGCTTCTGGCCAATGCACAAGATAAGGCCAATCCCCAGATTCAGCGCACGGCGCACTTCGCCGAGATCCTTACCGGAGACGCTCCGGATGACGTGGCTGATCTGCGGTCGATGGAACAGCAGATTCAACAAGTCAGCAAGAAAGCACTCGCCGCGACCGTGGGCGTAATCGTCGGTCCGGCTCAAGGCTCGGGCGTGATTGTCAGCGAAGACGGACTCATCCTCACGGCAGGCCACGTGATTGGTGCCCCCAACCGCGATGTGACCATCGTTTTGAACAACGGCGAGCGCGTGAAGGGGGTGACGCTGGGCATGGACCGCAGCATTGACTCGGGCGCGATCCAGATCACCACGCCGGGCAAATACGACTATCTGCCCATTCGTAAGTCGAGCGGACTGCACGAAGGAGAATGGGTTTTGGTGATGGGTCATGCTGGCGGGATCGTCAAGGATCGTCTGCCGGCTTTGCGACTGGGCCGCGTATTGGCTTCCAGCCGCGACGTGATCGCCACCGACGCGACCCTGGTGGGGGGCGACAGTGGTGGTCCGCTACTGGACATTCAAGGCAACGTGATCGGTATTAATAGCCGCATCGGCAACCGCATCACGGCCAACTTACATGTTCCTTCTACCCGCTACCTCGAGGACGTCGACCGCTTGAAGAAGTCGGAAGTCTGGGGGCGCGTGGGGGGAACGCAACCTTATTTGGGTGTACGTTGTGAATCTGACCGACAGGAAGTCGTTGTCACACGCGTCACCCCGGGTTCCCCGGCAGCACAAGCGGGAATCCAGGAAGGGGACGAAATCTTGCGACTGAACGATCGCACGATCGGAACCTTCGATGACTTGAAGCTGATGGTGAATCAGTATTCTCCGGGCGATCGCATTAAGGTACGGATACGGCGCAGCTCGGGCAGCGTAATTACTCTTGAAGTTGAACTTGCAGATCGTCGCGAGTTGGACCGGAACTAG
- a CDS encoding SDR family oxidoreductase, with protein MESRSRMIIGCGYVGMPLAAAFHAAGDVVFPTTRSPDRARQFEQQGYHAKIADVTKPDTLRKLPESDTVVFAVGYDTGSGASREEVYAEGLKNVLDHLPESTRRLIFVSTTGVYGDAGGQTVDEETPCDPARPGGKAFLKAEQYLRDHPVWSQRSVTLRMAGIYGPGRIPRSADILAGKPIPAPGGGALNLIHVDDAVQAIRLAADAETFSPLYIVSDGSPVDRRDYYREVARLLGAPDPTFEAPDPNSPAAQRAGSDRKMSNRRLVAELDFQPKYASCREGLAAILGP; from the coding sequence TTGGAATCACGCTCGCGAATGATCATCGGATGTGGTTATGTTGGAATGCCGTTGGCCGCAGCTTTTCATGCCGCAGGCGATGTGGTTTTCCCTACGACACGCTCCCCGGATCGAGCCCGACAGTTTGAACAGCAAGGCTACCACGCAAAAATCGCCGACGTCACCAAGCCGGATACTTTGCGCAAGCTACCAGAATCGGACACGGTCGTTTTCGCCGTTGGCTATGACACCGGCAGCGGTGCGTCGCGGGAAGAAGTCTACGCCGAAGGCCTGAAAAACGTCCTCGATCACCTGCCTGAGTCGACTCGGCGGCTGATCTTCGTCAGCACGACCGGCGTCTACGGAGACGCTGGCGGGCAGACGGTCGATGAAGAAACCCCCTGCGACCCGGCTCGCCCCGGCGGCAAAGCGTTTCTGAAAGCCGAACAATATCTGCGCGATCATCCGGTCTGGTCCCAGCGAAGTGTCACCCTGCGGATGGCCGGCATCTACGGTCCGGGGCGCATCCCACGCTCAGCCGATATCCTGGCCGGCAAACCGATTCCCGCCCCCGGGGGCGGCGCGTTGAACTTGATCCACGTCGACGACGCCGTCCAGGCCATCCGCCTGGCTGCCGACGCCGAGACGTTTTCTCCCCTATATATCGTCAGCGACGGCAGCCCCGTCGACCGCCGTGACTACTACCGAGAAGTAGCCCGGCTATTGGGTGCCCCGGACCCAACCTTCGAAGCGCCAGACCCCAATTCGCCAGCAGCCCAGCGGGCTGGCTCCGATCGTAAGATGAGCAATCGCCGATTGGTTGCAGAACTCGATTTCCAGCCGAAATATGCTAGTTGCCGCGAAGGATTAGCCGCTATTCTAGGCCCGTGA